One genomic segment of Nonomuraea coxensis DSM 45129 includes these proteins:
- a CDS encoding SigE family RNA polymerase sigma factor translates to MGDDSRFESFVADRADALLRYGYVLSGNAHDAADLTQEALIRLHRAWPRVRRKQDPEAYTRTIMARLHIGVWRRRRREHLFGELPDGPGGVRHDLLPSEAEQGLWEALKGLSRKQRAVLVLRYYEDLADEEIARVLGISRGTVRSHASLGLGKLRSALSDHRREAEEGTS, encoded by the coding sequence TTGGGGGATGACTCCAGGTTCGAGAGCTTCGTGGCGGATCGGGCCGACGCCTTGCTGCGGTACGGCTACGTGCTCAGCGGCAACGCCCACGACGCGGCCGATCTGACGCAGGAGGCGCTGATCCGGCTGCATCGGGCCTGGCCCCGCGTGCGGCGCAAGCAGGACCCCGAGGCGTACACGCGCACGATCATGGCCAGGCTGCACATCGGCGTCTGGCGGCGGCGCAGGCGGGAGCACCTGTTCGGGGAGTTGCCCGACGGGCCCGGCGGCGTACGCCATGACCTGCTGCCGTCCGAGGCGGAGCAGGGGCTGTGGGAGGCGCTCAAGGGGCTGTCGCGCAAGCAGCGGGCCGTGCTCGTCCTGCGCTACTACGAGGACCTGGCGGACGAGGAGATCGCCCGGGTGCTCGGGATCTCGCGCGGGACGGTCCGCAGCCACGCCTCCCTGGGCCTCGGCAAGCTGCGTTCCGCCCTTTCAGACCACCGTCGCGAGGCCGAGGAGGGCACTTCATGA
- a CDS encoding IucA/IucC family protein: MNPREAVAHLTPENWARANRQLVRKALSEFAHERLLTPEPLPDGRYAVRSDDGTVEYRFAAVLLPLDHWRIDAGSITRHRVSPDGRTELPLDAIAFCVELRGALGLSDRILPVYLEEIGSTLSSAAYKLTKPPIGAAELAKASFQEIETGMTEGHPCFVACNGRIGYGVHEYHAYAPEAAHPVRLIWLAAHRDHATFTCSADIDHDRLMRDELGEETLGRFAATLAEQGLDLADHLLIPVHPWQWWNKLSVTFAAEIAERRLVCLGPGDDEYLAQQSIRTFFNTTVPSRHYVKTALSVLNMGFMRGLSAAYMEATPAINDWLAGIVAGDEVLRATRLTVLRERAAVGYRHRQYEAATDRYSPYRKMLAALWRESPVPDLEPGRRLATMASLLHVDREGRSFAGALVERSGLAPEVWLRRYLDAYLTPLLHSFYAYDLAFMPHGENVILVLDGGTVERVIFKDIAEEIVVMDPDAPLPPGVDRVRADVPEHMKLLSIFTDVFDCFFRFLSDILAAAGVLDEETFWRTVAECAADYQASVPHLAARFERYDLFAETFALSCLNRLQLRDNQQMVDLADPSAALQLVGDLANPIARYAPSPEVMAGCRPCGTDRRA, translated from the coding sequence GTGAACCCCCGCGAGGCCGTCGCCCACCTGACGCCCGAGAACTGGGCCCGCGCCAACCGTCAGCTGGTCCGCAAGGCGCTGTCGGAGTTCGCTCACGAACGGCTGCTCACGCCGGAGCCGCTCCCGGACGGCCGGTACGCCGTCCGCAGCGACGACGGCACGGTCGAGTACCGCTTCGCCGCCGTCCTCCTGCCGCTCGACCACTGGCGGATCGACGCCGGCAGCATCACCCGGCACCGGGTGTCCCCGGACGGGCGGACCGAGCTGCCGCTGGACGCCATCGCGTTCTGCGTCGAGCTGCGCGGCGCCCTCGGACTGAGCGACCGGATCCTCCCGGTCTACCTGGAGGAGATCGGCTCGACCCTGTCCAGCGCCGCCTACAAGCTCACCAAGCCGCCGATCGGCGCCGCCGAGCTGGCCAAGGCGTCCTTCCAGGAGATCGAGACCGGCATGACCGAGGGCCACCCGTGCTTCGTGGCCTGCAACGGGCGGATCGGCTACGGCGTGCACGAGTACCACGCGTACGCGCCCGAGGCCGCGCACCCGGTGCGGCTCATCTGGCTGGCCGCGCACCGCGACCACGCCACCTTCACCTGCTCGGCCGACATCGACCACGACCGTCTCATGCGCGACGAACTCGGTGAGGAGACGCTCGGCCGCTTCGCCGCCACCCTGGCCGAGCAGGGACTCGACCTGGCCGACCACCTGCTCATCCCGGTCCACCCCTGGCAGTGGTGGAACAAGCTGTCGGTGACGTTCGCCGCGGAGATCGCCGAGCGGCGCCTGGTCTGCCTGGGCCCCGGCGACGACGAGTACCTCGCCCAGCAGTCGATCCGCACCTTCTTCAACACCACCGTCCCGTCCAGGCACTACGTGAAGACCGCGCTGTCGGTGCTGAACATGGGCTTCATGCGGGGGTTGTCGGCGGCGTACATGGAGGCGACGCCGGCGATCAACGACTGGCTGGCCGGGATCGTCGCAGGCGACGAGGTCCTGCGGGCGACCCGGCTGACGGTCCTGCGCGAGCGGGCCGCCGTCGGCTACCGCCACCGCCAGTACGAGGCCGCCACCGACCGGTACTCGCCGTACCGCAAGATGCTCGCGGCGCTCTGGCGGGAGAGCCCGGTGCCGGACCTGGAGCCGGGGCGGCGGCTCGCCACCATGGCCTCGCTCCTGCACGTCGACCGCGAGGGCCGGTCCTTCGCGGGCGCGCTGGTCGAGCGGTCGGGCCTGGCCCCCGAGGTGTGGCTGCGGCGCTACCTCGACGCCTACCTCACCCCGCTGCTGCACAGCTTCTACGCCTACGACCTGGCGTTCATGCCGCACGGCGAGAACGTCATCCTGGTCCTCGACGGCGGCACGGTCGAACGGGTGATCTTCAAGGACATCGCCGAGGAGATCGTGGTGATGGATCCGGACGCGCCGCTGCCGCCGGGCGTGGACCGCGTCCGCGCGGACGTCCCGGAGCACATGAAGCTGCTGTCGATCTTCACCGACGTCTTCGACTGCTTCTTCCGCTTCCTGAGCGACATCCTGGCCGCCGCCGGCGTGCTCGACGAGGAGACCTTCTGGCGGACCGTGGCCGAGTGCGCCGCCGACTACCAGGCGTCGGTCCCGCACCTGGCCGCCAGGTTCGAGCGCTACGACCTGTTCGCGGAGACGTTCGCGCTGTCCTGCCTCAACCGGCTGCAACTGCGCGACAACCAGCAGATGGTCGACCTGGCCGACCCGTCGGCGGCGCTCCAGCTCGTCGGGGACCTGGCGAACCCGATCGCGCGGTACGCGCCCAGCCCTGAGGTCATGGCAGGATGCCGCCCGTGCGGGACAGACCGGCGGGCCTGA
- a CDS encoding MFS transporter, whose amino-acid sequence MLVTKLYAYAFLGEFILLYPVYTLLFADAGLSVAESSVLFVIWSVTGMVLEVPSGAWADAVSRRLLLFLGPLLAGAGYALWVSVPSFWAFAAGFVLWGAQGALVSGSFEALAYEELERRGQEGRYAAVMGRAEAAGLVANALAIGLAVPAFAAGGYAVVGVASVAACVLCAVTALTLPEHRAPRAAGDGGYVAVLRSGLAVARADRAVFRALLLVAVVTAIWGALEEYVPFLGVETGVAESAVPLLVLVVWIGATAGGLLAGAAARLPDRAYGLTVAVAAVALAAGALSGHPAGFVLIAGAFGAFQLAGIVADARLQERIGGAARATVTSVAGLGVNVITLAVYAGYGAVSGRLSNGAAFALFALPYLVVAVLSGRRARAVPQ is encoded by the coding sequence ATGCTCGTCACCAAGCTGTACGCCTATGCCTTCTTAGGCGAATTCATCCTGCTCTACCCGGTCTATACGCTGCTGTTCGCCGACGCCGGGTTGTCGGTCGCCGAGAGTTCCGTGCTGTTCGTCATCTGGTCGGTGACCGGCATGGTGCTGGAGGTCCCGTCAGGGGCCTGGGCCGACGCCGTGTCCAGGCGGCTGCTGCTGTTCCTCGGGCCGCTGCTGGCCGGGGCCGGTTACGCCCTGTGGGTCTCGGTCCCGTCCTTCTGGGCCTTCGCCGCCGGGTTCGTGCTGTGGGGGGCGCAGGGCGCCCTCGTGTCCGGCTCGTTCGAGGCCCTGGCGTACGAGGAGCTCGAACGGCGGGGCCAGGAAGGGCGCTACGCCGCCGTCATGGGCCGGGCGGAGGCCGCCGGGCTCGTCGCCAACGCCCTCGCCATCGGGCTGGCGGTGCCCGCCTTCGCGGCCGGCGGCTACGCCGTCGTCGGCGTGGCCAGCGTGGCGGCCTGCGTCCTCTGCGCCGTCACGGCCCTGACGCTGCCCGAGCACCGCGCCCCGCGCGCGGCCGGCGACGGGGGCTATGTCGCGGTGCTGCGGTCCGGGCTCGCCGTGGCGCGCGCCGATCGCGCCGTGTTCCGGGCGCTGCTGCTGGTCGCCGTCGTCACGGCGATCTGGGGCGCGCTGGAGGAGTACGTCCCGTTCCTCGGCGTCGAGACCGGCGTCGCGGAGAGCGCCGTGCCCCTGCTGGTGCTCGTCGTCTGGATCGGGGCCACGGCCGGCGGGCTGCTGGCCGGGGCCGCGGCGCGGCTGCCCGACCGGGCCTACGGGCTCACCGTCGCGGTGGCGGCCGTCGCGCTCGCGGCCGGGGCGCTCAGCGGGCATCCGGCCGGGTTCGTGCTGATCGCGGGGGCGTTCGGGGCGTTCCAGCTCGCCGGGATCGTGGCCGACGCCCGGCTGCAGGAGCGGATCGGCGGGGCGGCCAGGGCCACCGTCACGTCCGTGGCCGGGCTCGGCGTCAACGTGATCACGCTCGCCGTCTACGCCGGGTACGGCGCGGTCTCCGGGCGGCTGTCGAACGGGGCCGCGTTCGCGTTGTTCGCGCTGCCGTACCTGGTGGTCGCCGTGTTGTCCGGCCGCCGGGCGCGGGCCGTCCCTCAGTAG
- a CDS encoding phosphotransferase, which produces MPPVRDRPAGLTEDELISALSDGWAVEASSLEYLPVGFGSYHWSVTDRRAAVWFVKVDDLGFDHAGREDEFGRLRRSLTTALTLRRDAGLGFVLAPVPARNGETSWRLSSRYALSVFPMIDGTSGEFGPHRREDLAELTGLLARLHRATPAVAHLAPRADLLLPGRAGLMAALADLDRPWTGGPCAEPAREALTSYAGRVHAWLADFDRLAGEVRASAADWVVTHGEPHPGNVMRAPAGTWLIDWATVQIAPPERDLWMLTTGGGRAGGDEEVLAHYTRLSGRAVTPAGLALYRRWWPLADVAAFVADLRRPHGDSEDAAAALRYLTLTLESASG; this is translated from the coding sequence ATGCCGCCCGTGCGGGACAGACCGGCGGGCCTGACGGAGGACGAGCTGATCTCGGCGCTCAGCGACGGCTGGGCCGTCGAGGCGAGTTCGCTGGAGTACCTTCCGGTGGGTTTCGGCAGCTACCACTGGTCGGTGACCGACCGGCGCGCGGCGGTGTGGTTCGTCAAGGTGGACGACCTCGGCTTCGATCACGCGGGCCGCGAGGACGAGTTCGGCCGGCTGCGGCGTTCGCTGACGACCGCGTTGACCCTGCGCCGCGACGCCGGGCTCGGCTTCGTCCTCGCTCCGGTCCCGGCCAGGAACGGCGAGACGTCGTGGCGGCTCTCCTCGCGGTACGCCCTGTCGGTGTTCCCGATGATCGACGGAACGTCGGGGGAGTTCGGGCCGCACCGGCGCGAGGACCTGGCCGAGCTGACCGGCCTCCTGGCCCGGCTGCATCGGGCGACCCCCGCCGTCGCCCACCTCGCCCCGCGCGCCGACCTGCTGCTGCCCGGCAGGGCCGGCCTCATGGCGGCGCTCGCCGACCTCGACCGGCCCTGGACCGGCGGCCCGTGCGCCGAGCCGGCCCGCGAGGCGCTGACCTCGTACGCGGGGCGGGTCCACGCCTGGCTCGCCGACTTCGACCGGCTCGCCGGCGAGGTGCGCGCGAGCGCGGCGGACTGGGTGGTCACCCACGGCGAGCCGCACCCCGGCAACGTGATGCGCGCACCGGCAGGAACCTGGCTGATCGACTGGGCGACCGTGCAGATCGCCCCGCCGGAGCGGGACCTGTGGATGCTCACCACCGGCGGGGGGAGAGCGGGCGGCGACGAGGAGGTGCTCGCCCACTACACCCGCCTCAGCGGGCGCGCCGTGACGCCGGCCGGCCTCGCCCTCTACCGGCGGTGGTGGCCGCTCGCCGACGTGGCCGCCTTCGTCGCCGACCTGCGCCGGCCGCACGGCGACAGTGAGGACGCCGCCGCGGCGCTGCGCTACCTCACGCTCACCCTGGAGTCCGCATCCGGCTGA
- a CDS encoding TIGR04013 family B12-binding domain/radical SAM domain-containing protein, which translates to MARAVTVVVRYRKAVTYGVHALLAALETAQVEHELRLGTTPEETAGHIRAAEGDRVLTLWSFYSPDAEAMAAELAVVRELSGGRGLHIAGGVHATAEPQQVIDAGWDLAGIGEGESTIIALVRALREDTPLTSVPGLAVRDADGVALRTRPAPQLPLDAFPSFVGRNGPIEITRGCRYTCRFCQTPFMFGGQFRHRSVASVREHVRGMVERGLKDIRFITPTSLSYGSPGPDPDLGAVEELLAGVKEELPPHGRVFFGSFPSEVRPEHVTPEAMHLLKRYVANDNLIIGAQSGSDKVLAASGRGHDTSPVRDAVRIAVEHGFRPNVDFIFGMPGEDEADQAASLRLAADLAELGARIHTHTFMPLPGTPWRDAEPAFIPLTTMRELDRLAQRGDAYGHWRKQAEHSARLAETAKNYPRRARRRRA; encoded by the coding sequence GTGGCCAGGGCAGTGACGGTGGTGGTGCGCTATCGCAAGGCGGTGACGTACGGCGTGCACGCGCTGCTCGCCGCGCTGGAGACCGCGCAGGTCGAGCACGAGCTGCGCCTCGGCACCACCCCCGAGGAGACCGCCGGGCACATCAGGGCCGCCGAGGGCGACCGCGTCCTCACGCTCTGGTCGTTCTACTCGCCCGACGCCGAGGCCATGGCCGCCGAGCTCGCCGTGGTCAGGGAGCTGAGCGGCGGGCGCGGCCTGCACATCGCGGGCGGCGTGCACGCCACGGCCGAGCCGCAGCAGGTCATCGACGCCGGCTGGGACCTCGCGGGCATCGGCGAGGGCGAGTCCACGATCATCGCGCTGGTCCGGGCGCTGCGCGAGGACACGCCGCTCACCTCCGTGCCCGGCCTCGCCGTCAGGGACGCCGACGGCGTCGCGCTCCGCACCCGGCCCGCGCCGCAGCTCCCGCTGGACGCGTTCCCGTCCTTCGTCGGCAGGAACGGGCCCATCGAGATCACCCGGGGCTGCCGTTACACCTGCCGTTTCTGCCAGACGCCGTTCATGTTCGGCGGGCAGTTCCGGCACCGGTCGGTGGCGAGCGTGCGTGAGCACGTCCGGGGCATGGTGGAGCGCGGGCTGAAGGACATCCGCTTCATCACGCCCACCTCGCTGTCGTACGGCTCCCCCGGCCCCGATCCCGACCTCGGCGCCGTGGAGGAGCTGCTGGCGGGGGTGAAGGAGGAGCTGCCGCCGCACGGCCGGGTCTTCTTCGGCAGCTTCCCGTCGGAGGTGCGGCCCGAGCACGTGACGCCGGAGGCGATGCACCTGCTCAAGCGGTACGTCGCCAACGACAACCTGATCATCGGCGCCCAGTCGGGCTCGGACAAGGTGCTGGCGGCGTCCGGGCGCGGCCACGACACCTCGCCGGTGCGCGACGCGGTCCGCATCGCGGTCGAGCACGGCTTCCGGCCCAACGTCGACTTCATCTTCGGCATGCCCGGCGAGGACGAGGCCGACCAGGCCGCCTCGCTCCGGCTCGCCGCCGACCTGGCCGAGCTGGGCGCGCGCATCCACACGCACACGTTCATGCCGCTGCCCGGCACGCCGTGGCGGGACGCCGAGCCGGCCTTCATCCCGCTGACGACGATGCGCGAGCTCGACCGGCTGGCGCAGCGCGGCGACGCCTACGGCCACTGGCGCAAGCAGGCCGAGCACTCCGCGCGGCTGGCCGAGACCGCCAAGAACTACCCGCGCCGCGCCCGGCGCCGGCGCGCCTGA
- a CDS encoding pyridoxal phosphate-dependent decarboxylase family protein: MTSWGHPVDPPSAAAVPEAAGARQHLFNHATMDRYRRTLAAGIDRVATRVAGVDRPFSGISPSALAPEVSAIDLERPLADPAAALDELEDVYLRDAVYFHHPRYLAHLNCPVVIPALLGEAVLTAVNSSLDTWDQSAGGTLIERRLIDWTAGRVGYGDAADGVFTSGGTQSNLHALLLAREEACAYAEVGATAPARNDLLPRLRVIASEAGHFSVQKAAKLLGLGPDAVITVQTGRDRRMRPAALARELERCRRENLVVMTVVATAGTTDFGTIDPLPEVADLCARAGTWLHVDAAYGCGLLVSGTRRHLLDGIERADSVTVDFHKSFFQPVSSSALLVRDGAVLRHATYHADYLNPARMTEQRVPNQVDKSIQTTRRFDALKLWMTLRVMGPDGVGELFDEVVDRTEAAWDLLAADARFEVVTKSQLSTLVFRYLPPDGPGRELADDANLYAREALAASGAAVVAGTKVDGRHYLKFTLLNPETTLDDIAHVIDLIAGHAGRYVDDRVPLEACAQAG, from the coding sequence ATGACTTCTTGGGGACACCCCGTCGATCCCCCATCGGCCGCCGCCGTACCCGAAGCGGCCGGCGCCAGGCAACACCTGTTCAACCACGCGACCATGGACCGCTACCGGCGGACGCTGGCCGCCGGCATCGACCGGGTGGCCACCCGGGTCGCCGGCGTCGACCGGCCGTTCAGCGGGATCTCGCCCTCGGCGCTCGCCCCGGAGGTCTCCGCGATCGACCTGGAACGCCCCCTGGCCGACCCCGCCGCCGCCCTCGACGAGCTGGAGGACGTCTACCTGCGCGACGCGGTCTACTTCCACCACCCCCGCTACCTGGCCCACCTGAACTGCCCCGTCGTCATCCCGGCCCTGCTCGGCGAGGCCGTGCTCACGGCCGTCAACTCCTCGCTCGACACCTGGGACCAGAGCGCCGGCGGCACGCTGATCGAGCGCCGCCTGATCGACTGGACGGCCGGGCGCGTGGGGTACGGCGACGCGGCGGACGGCGTCTTCACCAGCGGCGGCACCCAGTCCAACCTCCATGCCCTGCTGCTGGCCCGCGAGGAGGCGTGCGCGTACGCGGAGGTCGGCGCGACGGCCCCGGCCAGGAACGACCTGCTGCCCCGGCTGCGCGTCATCGCCTCCGAGGCGGGCCACTTCAGCGTGCAGAAAGCGGCCAAACTCCTCGGTCTCGGCCCGGACGCCGTCATCACCGTGCAGACCGGCAGGGACCGCCGCATGCGACCCGCCGCCCTGGCCCGCGAGCTGGAACGCTGCCGCAGGGAGAACCTCGTGGTGATGACCGTCGTCGCCACGGCCGGCACCACCGACTTCGGCACGATCGACCCGCTGCCCGAGGTCGCGGACCTGTGCGCGCGGGCCGGGACCTGGCTGCACGTGGACGCCGCCTACGGCTGCGGCCTGCTGGTGTCGGGCACCCGGCGGCACCTGCTCGACGGCATCGAACGCGCCGACTCGGTGACCGTGGACTTCCACAAGTCCTTCTTCCAGCCGGTCAGTTCGAGCGCCCTGCTGGTACGCGACGGCGCCGTGCTGCGGCACGCGACGTACCACGCCGACTACCTGAACCCCGCCCGCATGACCGAGCAGCGCGTCCCCAACCAGGTCGACAAGAGCATCCAGACCACCCGCCGCTTCGACGCGCTCAAGCTGTGGATGACGCTGCGCGTCATGGGCCCGGACGGGGTCGGCGAGCTGTTCGACGAGGTGGTGGACCGTACTGAGGCCGCCTGGGACCTGCTGGCCGCCGACGCGCGCTTCGAGGTCGTCACCAAGTCGCAGCTCAGCACCCTCGTCTTCCGCTACCTGCCCCCGGACGGGCCGGGCCGGGAGCTGGCCGACGACGCCAACCTGTACGCGCGCGAGGCGCTGGCCGCCTCCGGCGCCGCCGTCGTCGCCGGCACCAAGGTCGACGGCCGGCACTACCTGAAGTTCACCCTGCTCAACCCCGAGACGACGCTGGACGACATCGCGCACGTCATCGACCTCATCGCCGGGCACGCGGGACGGTACGTCGACGACCGCGTCCCCCTCGAAGCCTGCGCCCAGGCCGGCTGA
- a CDS encoding xylulokinase — translation MTLVAGVDSSTQSCKVVIRDAETGALVREGRARHPEGTEVHPSHWWAALLEALEGAGGLDGVAAVSVGGQQHGMVCLDESGNVVREALLWNDTRSAQAAADLTTELGGPQAWADAVGSVPVASFTVTKLRWLAEHEPANARRTAAVCLPHDWLTWRLAGALASGVPFSRAGWADAPLAPLDALATDRGDASGTGYWSPFTGSYRTDLLKVAFGATPLLPRVLGPTGRAYDGDVLLAPGTGDNMAAALGVGARPGDVVVSLGTSGTAFAVADRPSADPTGAVAGFADATGRFLPLVCTLNAARVLDAAARIAGVGLGELSDLALQAPAGAGGLTLVPYLEGERTPNRPTATGSIHGLTLATATPAHLARAAVEGMLCGLADALDALRTQPERVLMIGGAARSEAVRRIAPTVFGVPVTVPPPAEYVADGAAYQAATLLTTPEWRAEETATYDGEAVPEIRARYARATEHILD, via the coding sequence ATGACGCTGGTCGCCGGGGTCGATTCTTCGACGCAGAGTTGCAAGGTCGTCATTCGTGACGCGGAGACGGGTGCGCTGGTCCGCGAGGGCCGGGCCCGGCATCCCGAGGGCACGGAGGTTCATCCGTCACACTGGTGGGCGGCGCTGCTGGAGGCCCTGGAGGGCGCCGGCGGGCTCGACGGGGTCGCGGCCGTCAGCGTGGGCGGGCAGCAGCACGGCATGGTCTGCCTGGACGAGTCCGGAAATGTCGTACGCGAGGCCCTGCTCTGGAACGACACCCGCTCCGCCCAGGCCGCCGCCGACCTCACCACCGAGCTGGGCGGCCCCCAGGCGTGGGCCGACGCCGTCGGGTCGGTGCCGGTGGCGTCGTTCACCGTCACCAAGCTGCGCTGGCTGGCCGAGCACGAGCCCGCCAACGCCCGCCGCACCGCCGCCGTGTGCCTGCCCCACGACTGGCTGACCTGGCGGCTGGCCGGGGCGCTCGCCTCCGGCGTCCCGTTCTCCCGCGCGGGCTGGGCGGACGCGCCGCTCGCGCCCCTCGACGCCCTCGCCACCGACCGGGGCGACGCCTCCGGCACCGGCTACTGGTCGCCGTTCACCGGCTCCTACCGTACCGACCTGCTCAAGGTCGCCTTCGGGGCGACGCCGCTGCTGCCCCGGGTGCTCGGCCCCACCGGCCGCGCCTACGACGGCGACGTCCTGCTCGCCCCCGGCACCGGCGACAACATGGCCGCCGCGCTCGGCGTGGGCGCCCGCCCCGGCGACGTCGTGGTCTCCCTCGGCACCTCGGGCACCGCGTTCGCGGTCGCCGACCGGCCCAGCGCCGACCCGACGGGCGCGGTGGCGGGGTTCGCCGACGCGACGGGCCGCTTCCTGCCGCTGGTGTGCACGCTCAACGCCGCCCGCGTGCTCGACGCCGCCGCCCGCATCGCCGGCGTCGGCCTCGGCGAGCTGAGCGACCTCGCGCTCCAGGCGCCCGCCGGAGCCGGCGGGCTGACCCTCGTCCCCTACCTGGAGGGCGAGCGCACCCCCAACCGCCCCACCGCCACCGGCTCGATCCACGGGCTGACGCTGGCCACCGCCACGCCCGCCCACCTGGCCCGCGCGGCCGTCGAGGGCATGCTGTGCGGTCTCGCCGACGCCCTCGACGCGCTCCGCACCCAGCCCGAACGGGTGCTCATGATCGGCGGCGCCGCCCGTTCGGAAGCCGTACGCCGCATCGCGCCGACCGTCTTCGGCGTGCCCGTCACCGTGCCGCCCCCCGCCGAGTACGTCGCCGACGGCGCCGCCTACCAGGCGGCGACGCTGCTGACCACGCCGGAGTGGCGGGCGGAGGAGACGGCCACCTACGACGGCGAGGCCGTCCCCGAGATCCGCGCCCGCTACGCCCGCGCCACCGAGCACATCCTCGACTGA
- a CDS encoding GNAT family N-acetyltransferase: MSEIIFTRTDERIGELTVRPLDLGADAELLHGWVTHPKAAFWMMQDADLARVVAEYRRIEADPYHDAFLGLAGGRPAFLVERYDPAHVELAGLYDAEEGDVGMHFLCAPADTPVHGFTLAVITTVMELLFSDPACRRVVVEPDVRNTAVHALNAAVGFEVVGPVTKPEKEALLSVCTRDRFRSRSRSRSRSRQDRGVTA; the protein is encoded by the coding sequence ATGAGTGAGATCATCTTCACCCGTACGGACGAGCGGATCGGGGAGCTGACGGTGCGCCCGCTCGATCTCGGCGCCGACGCCGAGCTGCTGCACGGCTGGGTGACGCACCCCAAGGCGGCGTTCTGGATGATGCAGGACGCCGACCTGGCGCGGGTCGTCGCCGAGTACCGCAGGATCGAGGCGGACCCGTACCACGACGCCTTCCTCGGACTGGCCGGCGGCCGGCCCGCCTTCCTGGTCGAACGCTACGACCCGGCGCACGTCGAGCTCGCCGGCCTGTACGACGCCGAGGAGGGCGACGTCGGCATGCACTTCCTGTGCGCGCCGGCGGACACCCCGGTCCACGGCTTCACCCTGGCCGTGATCACCACCGTCATGGAGCTGCTCTTCAGCGACCCGGCCTGCCGCCGCGTCGTGGTCGAGCCCGACGTCCGCAACACGGCGGTGCACGCGCTCAACGCGGCCGTCGGGTTCGAGGTCGTCGGCCCCGTCACCAAGCCGGAGAAGGAGGCGCTGCTGAGCGTCTGCACCCGTGACCGGTTCCGTTCCCGTTCCCGTTCCCGTTCCCGTTCCCGGCAGGACCGAGGAGTGACCGCGTGA
- a CDS encoding lysine N(6)-hydroxylase/L-ornithine N(5)-oxygenase family protein yields MPTHDFIAIGLGPYNLGLACLTEPIEELDGLFLESRPDFDWHPGMLLDFATLQTPFIADLVTLADPTSRYSFLNYLKESGRLYPFYIREIFYQLRSEYNAYCRWAAARLPGVRFGHEVTSVAYDEADGLYTVRAVRPGTGETTEHRARHLVLGTGTPPYVPDACQGLGGDLIHNAHYLGAKAALQDKESITVVGSGQSAAEIYYDLLSDIDARGYRLTWVTRSPRFFPLEYTKLTLEMTSPEYVDYFHALPEDTRYRLEEEQKGLFKGIDADLINDIFDLLYQKTAGGPIPTRLLTNTALTSASYDESRGEYTLGLRHVEQERDFALRTHGLILATGYKYRVPAFLEPVRDRIRWDAHGRFDVARNYSIDVTGRGIFLQNGATQAHSVTSPDLGMGPYRNSWIIRELLGREYYPIEKAIAFQEFGAPEGVIA; encoded by the coding sequence ATGCCCACGCACGACTTCATCGCGATCGGCCTCGGCCCGTACAACCTGGGTCTCGCCTGCCTGACCGAGCCGATCGAGGAGCTCGACGGACTGTTCCTGGAGAGCAGGCCCGACTTCGACTGGCATCCGGGGATGCTGCTCGACTTCGCCACCCTGCAGACGCCGTTCATCGCCGACCTCGTCACCCTGGCCGACCCCACCTCGCGTTACTCCTTCCTCAACTACCTGAAGGAGTCGGGGCGCCTCTACCCGTTCTACATCCGCGAGATCTTCTACCAGCTGCGGAGCGAGTACAACGCGTACTGCCGCTGGGCCGCCGCCCGGCTGCCCGGCGTCCGCTTCGGCCACGAGGTGACCTCCGTCGCGTACGACGAGGCCGACGGGCTCTACACGGTCCGCGCGGTCAGGCCGGGCACCGGGGAGACGACCGAGCACCGGGCCAGGCACCTCGTCCTCGGCACCGGCACCCCGCCGTACGTCCCGGACGCCTGCCAGGGGCTCGGCGGCGACCTCATCCACAACGCCCACTATCTCGGCGCGAAGGCCGCGCTGCAGGACAAGGAGAGCATCACCGTCGTCGGCAGCGGGCAGAGTGCGGCCGAGATCTACTACGACCTGCTGAGCGACATCGACGCCCGCGGCTACCGGCTCACCTGGGTGACCAGATCGCCGAGATTCTTCCCCCTGGAGTACACCAAGCTGACGCTGGAGATGACCTCGCCGGAGTACGTGGACTACTTCCACGCGCTGCCCGAGGACACCCGCTACCGGCTGGAGGAGGAGCAGAAGGGGCTGTTCAAGGGCATCGACGCCGACCTGATCAACGACATCTTCGACCTGCTCTACCAGAAGACCGCCGGCGGCCCGATCCCCACCCGGCTGCTCACCAACACCGCGCTGACCAGCGCCTCCTACGACGAGAGCCGGGGCGAGTACACGCTCGGGCTGCGGCACGTCGAGCAGGAGCGCGACTTCGCGCTGCGCACCCACGGCCTCATCCTGGCGACCGGCTACAAGTACCGGGTGCCCGCCTTCCTGGAGCCCGTACGCGACCGCATCCGCTGGGACGCCCACGGCCGTTTCGACGTCGCCAGGAACTACAGCATCGACGTCACCGGCCGCGGCATCTTCCTCCAGAACGGCGCCACCCAGGCGCACAGCGTCACCTCGCCCGACCTCGGCATGGGCCCGTACCGCAACTCGTGGATCATCCGGGAGCTGCTCGGCCGCGAGTACTACCCGATCGAGAAGGCCATCGCCTTCCAGGAGTTCGGCGCGCCGGAGGGCGTCATCGCATGA